The Barnesiella intestinihominis YIT 11860 DNA window CCACGGCATAAGACGTCACAGGCCCTACATTCTTATCTTCGAAAACATATATATTTTCTCTGACAGGCATACAACTGTAAGAAATATCATCGATAGCGACACGTCCGTTATTCTTCTGTTCGAACCATATCTTTACCCGATAACAATCGGACGGTAGAGAAGAGGTAAGATCGATATAGCGCCCCGTTTGAAGCGAAGAAGCAAAAGAATAACCCAAGTCCTTCCACTCTACTCCATTAAAATATTCAGCATGAATTTTTGAGCTATTTCCAGAAAGCATAGTTTTACCCCAAAACGAAAAGCTATCCATAGGATCATCTTCCAACGGAGTTACGATAGAGTCTCCCGTAGCATCAAATGCCAATGCAACCGAAGCAGAATTGTAATTGCCTTCATCTGTATACACATGACGAGTCCCATGAGTAACGACATCGACAACCCAACCTTCGGGATATTGAGGATTATCAGAGCTAATCAACGAGTCGGTACAATTAACGGTATCGAAAGTCTCCTTCACTGTTTTCGGAGCCTTCCCATCAGGGAATCGTTTACTATACACGCTCAATAAATAGTCTTTGGCTCGCTCGCTGCTTTCCCAATGAGCCGTAAACCCCTCCCGCATAAGATCAGTCGCTTCCAACGATTTAGGCGTAGGAATAATCTCTTTTATCCGAACAATCTTTATATCATCAATTAAAACTTTGTCTTCATCACCAGCAGAAAACTGAATAAAACAACGGTCAAAAGTACCTTTTTTAAACTCTCCCGTATAGGTTTGCCAGTCAGTGGTAAGTGTATGTGCATAAGAATCGATAGTGTTATAACCTTCACCCATCACTACATTTATTTTCGATTGATCCCCCTCTTGCAGACGAGCTCGAAAAGAATAAGTAATCACCCCCGAATAATCCCCCTTAGGCGTATTCAAATAACCACCTTCATAGAAATAATAATTATATACAGGAGCTATCGCACAAATTCCCCCAGCCTGAAAAATACCCATACCAGACCAACCCGCTTGTTGGGTATATTGGGCATCGATTGCGCCAGTACTTTCATCTGCCAAATCCTGTTCCGTAGGAGCTGTTTCAGACCCCTCGACAAATTTGGAAAAATCCTCGTTAATCAATACGACCGGCGTCGATTCCGAAACAACGATCGCCGACACATTCACAGTTAATAAAACTACGAATAAAATACAAAGTAAACCTCTTTTCATAAACTAAAATTTATAGTGAATTTTGGATTTTTCAAAAAACAAATCGAAGAGCACGGATATAACCCAAAGCTCATCTACACTAAAACGAGAGGTTACAAATGTAAATATTATAAATAATAAACAAAATACAACATATCCATTTTCAAAAAATATATATATTGTATATTATCAAAGGGTTATGAGCCGAAAATCAGGGGTATGGAGCGGCGTCGGGGACGACAGGGGCGAGCTCTCAGAGACGGGAGTTTCTGAGGGGTGGGGTTTAATCCGCTAACGATGAGGTGAAACGATTCCGGTTAGGTTGAACTTCTCCGACTTTTGGATAGGACTGGGGTTGTGAGTCCTATATACAAAAAGAGAGAAAGCCGAAGGGGTTCTCCCTCTCCGGCTCTCTCTCCTATAAGTTGGCGGCTACCTACTCTCCCACTTGCGCAGTACCATCGGCGTGGCGGGGCTTAACTTCTCTGTTCGGAATGGGTAGAGGTGGATCCCCCGCGCTGTAACCGCCTGAATGTCTCGATCCTTGACGAAAAAAAAGAGTCTTTCGCAATCTCTGCCTCCCTTATCTACCCTCGACGTCTCGCACTTCCGAAAGTTTCGGGCTATTAGTACCGCTCGGCTGTGACATTGCTGCCTGTACACCTGCGGCCTATCTACGTCATCGTCTTTGACGTCCCTATATGGAAATCTTATCTTGGAGTGGGCTTCGCACTTAGATGCTTTCAGCGCTTATCCCTTCCAGACTTAGCTACTCGGCTGTGCTCCTGGCGGAACAACCGATGCACCAGGGGTCTGTCCAACACGGTCCTCTCGTACTAGTGTCGGATCTCCGCAAATTTCCTGCGCCCACAACAGATAGAGACCGAACTGTCTCACGACGTTCTGAACCCAGCTCGCGTGCCACTTTAATGGGCGAACAGCCCAACCCTTGGGACCTTCTCCAGCCCCAGGATGTGACGAGCCGACATCGAGGTGCCAAACCACTCCGTCGATATGAGCTCTTGGGAGGGATCAGCCTGTTATCCCCGGAGTACCTTTTATCCTTTGAGCGATGGCCCTTCCATGCGGAACCACCGGATCACTATGCTCTAGTTTCCTACCTGATCGACTTGTGGGTCTCTCAGTCAAGCACCCTTGTGCCATTACACTCTCCGACCGGTTACCAATCGGTCTGAGGGTACCTTTAGAAGCCTCCGTTACGCTTTTGGAGGCGACCACCCCAGTCAAACTACCCACCAAACAGTGTCCTCGCTACAGCGAGTTAGCGCTCAAACATTCGAAGGTCCGTATTTCAACAGCGGCTCCTCGACGACTGGCGTCGCCGACTCGTAGCCTCCGGACTATCCT harbors:
- a CDS encoding T9SS type A sorting domain-containing protein, producing the protein MKRGLLCILFVVLLTVNVSAIVVSESTPVVLINEDFSKFVEGSETAPTEQDLADESTGAIDAQYTQQAGWSGMGIFQAGGICAIAPVYNYYFYEGGYLNTPKGDYSGVITYSFRARLQEGDQSKINVVMGEGYNTIDSYAHTLTTDWQTYTGEFKKGTFDRCFIQFSAGDEDKVLIDDIKIVRIKEIIPTPKSLEATDLMREGFTAHWESSERAKDYLLSVYSKRFPDGKAPKTVKETFDTVNCTDSLISSDNPQYPEGWVVDVVTHGTRHVYTDEGNYNSASVALAFDATGDSIVTPLEDDPMDSFSFWGKTMLSGNSSKIHAEYFNGVEWKDLGYSFASSLQTGRYIDLTSSLPSDCYRVKIWFEQKNNGRVAIDDISYSCMPVRENIYVFEDKNVGPVTSYAVEGLDENLDYYYYVKASSENGVQSEPSDEIAVIGLVAPVVAAATDVTESSYTAHWEKTPKAEGYRVNNYSVYTAREDEEYVVLEEDFSKVTTSATPENPDEFESSSLVILDDYTLLPNWLFSGGLRLANGMLGGYGWQATLQTPELVLNNDTVFEVTVTAWAKVSSGWTDLYIYSENDTKTLTFEKSESKTLTVEMKNGIEKDCLRFATDGGALFFIDNIVVKQKLKAGAQVSRLENSVIVRDPETISYSFTGLQCGQYKYGYEVSAYRLLGDDLVESEFSDRQIVEYIPSGVNSLSASGAKVYAIDGKLYVQAEVPSKIEIYSISGMSVLEDSVGVGENQYDLLPGFYIVKVGNRTTKVLVK